Proteins from a single region of Rhinolophus sinicus isolate RSC01 linkage group LG13, ASM3656204v1, whole genome shotgun sequence:
- the SDC4 gene encoding syndecan-4: MAHACLLRLLLLLLVGSSAAVAESIRETEVIDPQDLLEGRYFSGALPDDEDVVGPGQDPDDFELSGSGDLDDSEDPRIFPEVTQPLEPLDNRIPERTGPGSWVPTESKELEENEVIPKRLSPPLEGNEDISNRVSMSSTAQASNIFERTEVLAALIVGGGVGILFAIFLVLLLLYRMKKKDEGSYDLGKKPIYKKAPTNEFYA, encoded by the exons ATGGCCCACGCCTGCCTGCtccggctgctgctgctgctcctcgtGGGCTCCTCCGCCGCTGTCGCGGAGTCG ATCCGAGAGACTGAGGTCATCGACCCCCAAGACCTCCTAGAAGGCCGATACTTTTCTGGAGCCCTACCCGACGACGAGGATGTGGTGGGGCCCGGGCAGGACCCCGATGACTTTGAGCTGTCTGGCTCTGGAGATCTGG ATGACTCAGAGGACCCCAGAATCTTCCCCGAAGTAACCCAACCCTTG GAGCCCTTAGATAACCGCATCCCTGAGAGGACAGGTCCTGGGAGCTGGGTCCCCACCGAATCCAAGGAGCTGGAGGAGAACGAGGTCATCCCCAAGAGGCTCTCACCACCCCTCGAGGGGAACGAGGATATTTCCAACAGGGTGTCCATGTCCAGCACTGCCCAGGCCAGCAACATTTTTGAGAGAACAGAGGTCCTGGCAG CTCTGATTGTAGGTGGCGGCGTGGGCATCCTGTTCGCCATTTTCCTGGTTCTGCTGCTGCTTTACCGCATGAAGAAGAAGGACGAAGGCAGCTATGACCTGGGCAAGAAACCCATCTACAAAAAAGCCCCCACCAACGAGTTCTACGCCTGA